The DNA region TATTCGACTTCAAATGAATTtgatgtattttcttaattttcatacactatatataaaattctaaaatcataaaaatacttCTCTCTGAACTATATGTGTGTTGTATGTTCTTGTTTCGTTAGACTATCAGACGCTATAGGTTAGTGGTGGCTAAAGTTTTCCTATCTTTTAGATTTCTCATATATGGTCGTAGGAAATTTTCTACATCAGCCAGAAATAACACAactgattttgttttgtataacaaaaatataggATTCCAAATGTCACGGATTTGAAATCGCTCATTGTCACAACTATTAACAAACTAACACGAGATTGGCAGAACCATCGTAAATGACAACATCGCCTAAAGGTAACCCTACCAAGGTGAAAAAGAGATTCATATAATGTAATTACCAATCAAATCCTGtataatactatataatatgtaaaGTCGGCTACCTCCCCACTACATCGTATACACACTCATTTTTAGAAAGTGGCATTCTAATTGGACTTTTCTTCTTGAGAAACATGGCGTGAATCCTCTACTAGAACGATGGTGGCATATTTTTTCCTATATATGAATGCTTTGCTTAAACGCTAGATTTTCGTGTATAACTCAAACAGCTTAAATGTATAACAGTATAAGTGTCAAAACGATACTCTCAAGACTATACAAAGTATAAAGAAATCCACTGATTCGAGTGATGTATGGTTCTCTTAATTAAACACCACACTAGAATGagtatacttttttttttgtaactgatgaATGAGTATactctaaataaaaatatacacaataACAAAAACACAAGTTCTTAACAGAAGAAAGGCCATAGACTCATTCTGAGAAAATTAATAGAATGTTAATAATTACGCGTGCGGATGTTCTTAAACCTTTTTATGAACGATTTCTTTTTCATATGGGCAGAAGCAATGAGGGTAGGCGAATCTCCACATAGCCCATCATCATAATAATCAACCATATATAGGATTATTTCGTGGTTGACGCTGCAATTGATTATGTCCATCCAAAATCTCACTCGCGACCAAGAAGTTTAGCAAAAGATACGTCATccgttttataatatataatgttttatatggTTTTGGGTATTTCAAAATAGAAAATCTTTCAAGATTTATgtgttaatttaaattttattgaaaactatTCAACTAATTAcattttacattattttgtaTGACTgattgaatattttaatttctacCTTCGGTGGTATATTTTTCTTGAGTATAGTCTTTTGAATCTATATGCTTTTATACATAACATCTTACGTATTTACTAATTGTGTGTATACTCACGtgttaaatacaatatttaaacgGTTGTATTAAATTTATAGATTGGTTCTATTAAATTTATAGATTGCAAACATGCAGAAAACATATAGAGAAATACTCAgttaaaaaaaacgaaaagatGCTCATCTTATTGTTTATGCTCCACGTTTGTTATCTATTACGTAGAGTATATAATTGAGATATAATTAGATATACACGAAAAAAGCAACTCATCATACTCTTGGAACCCAAAGTATGGGGTTTCTTTAAAGGCACGGCTAAGAGTTGAACTACCAAGCCTTCTTTCACACACCAACTATGGATAAAAATACACAAGACAAAATGATTAGTGGCAGTGATGTGATTATAACGACCATTATAAGGGCACTGTCAATATTTCTCCACTCCTCAATGCCTACATAAACCCACCCACCTCTCCATGTAAAATTAAACACCCAAAAcctcaaaacaaaaacaaaataaagactAGTAAGATGGCAAGGCAGCTTTACACGATGTCGTTTCTTCACTTAGCCACCTTACTCTTCGTTTTCCGAACAATCTCAGCCGTCGGTTTCCCTCCGGCGCCACCAACAATAACCAACGACCTAGATTTCATCCGTACGAGCTGCAACGCGACGCTCTACCCTGACGTCTGTTTCACGTCTCTTGCTGGCTACGCCTCCGCCGTGCAAGACAATCCCGCGAGGCTAGCCAAGCTCGCCATCGGCGTCTCCCTCTCCCGCGCAAAACACACGGTGTCTTACCTCTCGAAACTCTCCCGCGCCTCCGCCTCAGCCTCCCCCGCCGTCCACGACTGCGTTTCCAACGTGGGAGACGCCGTGGAGCAGATGCACGGCTCGCTCCAGCAGCTCCGAGAGATGAACCACCGTCGTCCCGGAGCTCCGGCGTTTAGGTTTCAGATGAGTAACGTGCAGACGTGGATGAGCGCGGCGCTGACGGACGAGGAGACGTGTACGGATGGGATCACAGAGGAGATGGAAGAGGGAGAGACGAAGACGGCCGTTTGCGAGAGAGTCGCCGACGTGAAGAGGTTCACGAGTAATGCGCTTGCTCTAGTCAACACATACGCCAATAACGGAGCCTAGCTAGGCCATTTCTAGAAGCTAATTAAGCTATATATAAATACTTGTGTATATgtataactataatatataaCCAGTGTGTTTAGATTTTGTGTGTATTCGAAGGCTATGGAATCAAGTTTTTACCGAGTTGGAACTCCGAGCTTGTGTTTGCATTAAGCTAAGTTTAGTTGTCTTTAAACCAAAAAAGTTTGATTGTATTAGTAGATGTCGATCGTAtgtgtttattatataaatgatggAGAAAATAGATCAATTATAGGTCTTTTCATGAACATGGATGAATTTGGACATATATCGAGAGTTGTAACCCGTGAGATGATTAGAAACACCTGACCCCCCTAAGTTTGTCTATTTTGTGGcctattcaatttttttacgAAAGCAACGTCTTGGGGTCACGGAGATGCCAATGTACAAATTCACAGAGTTTCTTTTGTTATTATAGCTGTGGAAATTTCTTAGAGATGATACATTTATATGTATACAAGTACAAAAAGTGTGTTTCATTCTAGAATgaatatcaaaacaaaagatagAAATTTTCGTTAGCATATAAGttcaaatgaaaaaataaaacggTCAATCAATTTGCACAAGTGATACTACTTGACACTTGTACTATTTTTTGTCGTGATATGTTACACCAttattataatcattttaaatatcTGATTTATACGAAATGATGTAATGAGAAAATGGTATGTCGACCTGATTCAGTAGACAAAAATGTAACGACGTGGAGGCTACATAAACAATCAAAGCTGTCAAATAGAACCTTTAGCTATAGTAACAGATTGATCAAGAAAACGCAAGCTCAATCAAAGCCGTCATCAGTCCAaggaaaacacacacaaaaaaaaaaagagttaagaATCACAAGACTGATGCTCATTTGGAAACCGGAACAATTCGAAAGGGATTAAGATTAGTCCATTAACGTAAGATTTCAATTAAACTAAACGACAATGTCCGACCACATCATCAAGGATAAACTTAACTTATAAATAAATGACTTGGTTTTTAATCCTCGTGCAAAGTTCCCAAGACATCCTCATCACGGAAGAGATGGTACCTATAATTCAAGTAACAAAAGCCAGTTTACTTTTTGTCCAATTCTACATTCGAATTCAAGTATGTTGTTAAATTTGCTGATCAGAGCTTTTCTAACTCCTCAGACATTTTCTAAATCAAATTGATCTATACAATCAATGCAAGAGGAGGTTTAACTTACTCCTTCTCGCCGAGCTTGACCTCAGTACCGCCGTATTCCGGAAGAAGAACGGTGTCGCCTTCCTTAACAGAGACCGGAATCAATTTCCCGTCCTTATCTCTCGAACCGGGCCCCACTGCTATCACCTTGCCTGAGTTCAGCTGTAAAATCATCCGGTAAACGCTTTTTTTCAGATCTTTCGAGACCAAATCGGAAGATCAGATCGAAAAGAAAACAAGCGATCGCATCTAACCTTGGAGGCTTTCTCGGGGAGGAGGATGCCGCTTTCGGTTTTGGCAGGGTGGATGACTCTCTGCACCAGGATGCGGTTGAACGTTGGGACCAGACGCTTCATCATTTCTTCTCACTCAAGGGGATGAGTCGAGATTCAATGGGTTTTTAATCGGTAGAAGACGCAATGTCCTAGATCGTAGGGTTTTAGAGGGGCATAGAAAAGGGCCAGGGTTTAGGAGAATCATTCGTACTTATCTGGGCCTGTTATTATTATCCGAGATTATTTAATGGGCCTACCCGTTTTAATAAAGAAACGTTGTCCATAAATGTTGTAAAAATGGAAATAAGTGAGCCAATCTTGGATTTGGTTGGACATGAAATAAGTGAGCCAATCAAGTAGGCTGACCCTATGCTGAATGCATTTTGAGTAATAAACTCCATCCTGTGCTTTAGCTGGATGATCTGTAAGTTTGTGTGACTATTATGTTGAGAAAGCATAGACAGAGGTGGGCATTTTGTTCCGACAAAGCTGGGATTTGATTGAAGGTTGTATTTTTGGTAAAAGGCTTGAACCTTTGGTAAATGTCATTGAATTATCAATGGGTTCTTGAATTTTAATTGGATGATCCAGAATAAGGTAACGAATGGTACTATGTACTAGCTAGGCTGTGTCACTAACTAACGGTCTGGCTCTGTACATACTTGTGTTACTGAATAACTGTCTGGTTCTGTACGGGCaattagttatgtttttttttccttttatgttgTCAAGTTCAATAGAGTACACGATTGGCTTCTACATCTTCTAATCATCTTGCACATTGGATTATTACCTTGCTGATTCTTCCTTACAATATAGGATAAATAAACAAACCAAAAGGttgaataaatcaaaataaaatttaaagaagaTTTGAAAAACATTAAGAAAAAGCATGTAATGGCGATTGGAGGCGGGATTGTGAAAGAGATtcaaagtgaagagtataaaataCTCTCAACACAAGAAAAGCACAGAGTAACCCGTACTATGAAGCCATTTCATCGTTATAGGAAAGAAGAGGCAAGGGCACCCCGTAGAAAACCTACAGGTATTTCAGAGCTATTTGATCAAATCTCTCCCCTTTTGATTTCAGCCTCTTTCTCCCAATTCATTCTTTTGGTGAAAAACATTCGCGTAAAacgagaaagaaaaaacaaatgagATTATAAACAACAATTTTTATGCACTGTCATTACAAGAGTTACTACATATGAGTAGAACAGAACCAAACTAAATGGAAACCTTAAAGAAAGACGGCTCTGCTTCTATCTGTAAAACTCGCAGCTTTATAATGCTATCGCGAGACAGCTAGAGCTGACGATAGTCACTGAAGCTGGactttactttatattttagtttagacTAGTCAGCCCATTGGGCTTCACTGTTCATCGTTACGCTGATCTCCCCTctattataatatagattttttaaaaattcaatggCTGCTAGCCTGCTACATTAAAGTATGAAATAAACACATGATTAATTAATCATAGTGTCACCGTCTTGTACTTTCTTTTgtattaaataatacataaacaATGGTGATGTCAatgtacatataaattattgGGTTGATACAATTATGAAGAGAGTGCTTTGCAGTTGACATTCAATTATATATTTCCAAACTAACTTCGACTTTGACCATCTCTTTTCCTAGTTTAAGAGTGTTTAATCATGCACGTAATTAATCTTCGATGTCCTTGTCTGTAAGACGTGTAACTGAAATCGAAAAGAAACGAGCGTGAAACTGGGAGGAACGCGTGACCCATGGTCCCATCAATGCTACGAAAAGCCAACGCGATAATTATTGttctttcttttctaaaatttcttAAAACCCCAAGTAAACCTTAATTAGCcaattttaatatcaaaatagtTCCTCTATAAATAACGTACCCATCCATCAACCTGTCACCTAAAAGcaaacaacaagaaaaaaaaaatggaaggcCTACTAATCTCATCGTCGTCGCTCAGGTTCCACCCGTTGACATCGTCGTCAAAAAGGATCACCACAGGAATCAAGAAGAGAACTCAAACCACCGTGTGTGGCGGCTACTATTACAGAGGAGGAAGAGTGGTGGACGAGAACATGGTGATCCTTAGGAAACGGATCCACGAGAGGAAGATGGTCGAGCGAAACTATGAACCTCCTTCCCACTGGATGCAGTGGGAGAAACGTTTCTACTTCGACTACGACGCAAATATCTGTGccgctctctctcttctccaaaGTTTTCTAATGAACTCTCGTCCCAGCGTTGCGTTTGGAACGATGCTTCTCCTCTTCGTCAGCGTCCCCGTCTCCACCGCTTTCTTTGCGTTTCGCATTCTTGATATCGTTCTTTGGCTTCTGGATGCCACTCCCATAGGATGATAATATATTTTGCCTTTTGATGTGTTACATTCTCTTGTAATCAATAGTTTCTTTTCAAGAGAgtgttctgtttttaaatacTAATAGCCAATTCAGTTTTATCATTTACATCATGTCTCCCACGACTTGCTTAGAAGTAGATATGTTATTGCTGGTGGATCCATGACAGAAAAAATATACACTTGAATTCATGTCTGTACAATTAGTCTCACGGATCATCCGTCCAAAAGATGTACAAGGTGAAAAAATGCCTCATAAGCTAATGTACAGTTCGCCGGAACACTAAATGTACATGCCTTAAACGGAGATGACATCCTTATTAACAGACCCTTCTGATTGGACACCACCAAAGCGCAACATTGCTTGTACGGTACAGAAGATCAGAGAAAGTTTCACTTATGCAGAATCATGTTGGCTAAGAAATTCAGTTATGCAAGGATAGACTTGCTCCACTGCCTGCAGTGAGAGATTATCAGAGAAATTTACTGAGATACAAAACAAGCACTCACAGAATATGTGGCATCCACTCCAACATGGTAGACGTAGAAATAAAAACATACCAGTCGTCCTCCAACCAAATCATAATGCGCGTAATGTGGTCCGTCTGGTTCTCCAAGTTCCTTGTAAGTGACCAGGTTTTCAGGGAACAGCTTAGCAGTGTCTGCCATATTCACAAGCGATTGCAATGGTGAGAAAACATAGCATGTTTGTGCATACTAATCAACTATGTACTAAGTAGCTTAATATTTATTCTGGTATAAGTATCATGAACAGCTGAACCACTATACATGCTACAGCCTCTCAAAGATCAAGCAATTTAGTAACAGCATTGCagaatttaaaaagaaatgcaTAATTGGGCAGAAGCACACGCACTGTTTcatgtaaatattatatagCTGTCTTTTATGCACAAGTTCATATCAAAACATCATTTCAGTATACCTTCTACAGCTACAGGGGGACAGATCAGGTCCCGATCACCCGCAAGAGCTAAGACAGGGACACTGGTTCTGGAAAGATGATCCTTGTAGTAAAATTTACCACTACGATCGCGTAAACCTCCCGCTCGAAAGGCTGTTGTCAGCTGTATAAGAAGTTTTGCTGGTATGGTGCCTAAAGGTTACAAAATAGAGAAACCCCTTAATATCACAATAAGAGAAGCAAGAAATAGAGGAAGAAACTTATAATCATCTCATGGCAATACATGATCCTggcatataaatttttttgctACTTAAACCCATAATATAGCACTAAAAAACCACATACATAAATGGGATCAAATAGCTGTACTTACAGAAGTTATTCAAGACAAGCTTCTCTAACTGTTCAGGGTGCATCATATCCGTTGCTGATATCAAA from Raphanus sativus cultivar WK10039 chromosome 8, ASM80110v3, whole genome shotgun sequence includes:
- the LOC108821415 gene encoding 21 kDa protein-like produces the protein MARQLYTMSFLHLATLLFVFRTISAVGFPPAPPTITNDLDFIRTSCNATLYPDVCFTSLAGYASAVQDNPARLAKLAIGVSLSRAKHTVSYLSKLSRASASASPAVHDCVSNVGDAVEQMHGSLQQLREMNHRRPGAPAFRFQMSNVQTWMSAALTDEETCTDGITEEMEEGETKTAVCERVADVKRFTSNALALVNTYANNGA
- the LOC108821418 gene encoding 10 kDa chaperonin-like; the protein is MMKRLVPTFNRILVQRVIHPAKTESGILLPEKASKLNSGKVIAVGPGSRDKDGKLIPVSVKEGDTVLLPEYGGTEVKLGEKEYHLFRDEDVLGTLHED
- the LOC108819344 gene encoding uncharacterized protein LOC108819344 — translated: MEGLLISSSSLRFHPLTSSSKRITTGIKKRTQTTVCGGYYYRGGRVVDENMVILRKRIHERKMVERNYEPPSHWMQWEKRFYFDYDANICAALSLLQSFLMNSRPSVAFGTMLLLFVSVPVSTAFFAFRILDIVLWLLDATPIG